From the Fibrobacter sp. UBA4297 genome, one window contains:
- a CDS encoding glycosyltransferase, translated as MNLLFNLVAVQPIHSAKFHGGGSYGEVIFWALVKRGAKFSCVYDSRKYLAPDIIAACEKCGIPLFDIAQKTPQQIIDENAIDAFYTPLYSLESKWQIQVKRFVFTWHGVRALEMQYSWQGVGFAKKLAQKLEALVRYRDSWKKYFYAPKYRDLAARIADGRAECITVSEHSRASIKSFFPELLDKEIPVFYSPMLDYEPKGFLPPGVKPKKFFLLTSGARWEKNNLRAVKAFDELVTMMRSTNHLFDMKLVITGATNVKVYRKHIRNKDAFVFLGYVESKELEFLHKNAYAFIFPSLNEGFGYPPVQSMRYGVPVAASGTTSVPEVCENAALYFDPYSVSEIKNRMIQLLDPDIYAMYASRGLARYGEVHKRQQEDLEKAVAFVLGE; from the coding sequence ATGAATTTGCTTTTCAATCTTGTGGCGGTGCAGCCGATTCACAGCGCAAAGTTTCACGGTGGCGGCTCTTATGGCGAAGTGATTTTCTGGGCGCTTGTAAAACGTGGTGCAAAGTTCAGTTGCGTTTACGATAGCCGAAAGTATTTGGCTCCGGATATTATTGCGGCTTGCGAAAAATGTGGCATTCCGCTTTTTGACATTGCCCAAAAAACGCCGCAGCAGATTATCGACGAAAATGCGATTGATGCGTTCTACACGCCGCTTTACTCGCTCGAAAGCAAATGGCAAATTCAGGTAAAGCGTTTTGTGTTCACGTGGCACGGCGTACGAGCCCTTGAAATGCAGTACAGCTGGCAAGGCGTTGGCTTTGCAAAAAAGCTTGCGCAAAAGCTTGAAGCGCTGGTGCGTTACCGCGACTCTTGGAAAAAGTATTTCTATGCGCCTAAGTACCGCGATTTGGCGGCCCGCATTGCCGATGGCCGTGCCGAATGCATTACCGTGAGCGAACATAGCAGAGCCTCCATCAAGTCGTTCTTTCCGGAGCTTCTAGACAAAGAAATCCCGGTTTTTTATAGCCCGATGCTGGATTACGAACCGAAAGGGTTCTTGCCGCCAGGAGTGAAGCCGAAAAAGTTCTTTTTGCTTACGAGCGGTGCCCGCTGGGAAAAGAATAATCTGCGTGCGGTCAAGGCGTTCGATGAACTTGTAACAATGATGCGTTCGACAAATCACTTGTTTGATATGAAGCTCGTGATTACGGGTGCAACGAATGTGAAAGTTTACCGCAAACATATCCGCAACAAGGATGCGTTTGTTTTCCTCGGCTATGTGGAATCCAAGGAACTCGAATTCTTGCACAAAAATGCGTATGCGTTTATTTTCCCGAGCTTGAACGAAGGTTTTGGCTATCCGCCGGTGCAGTCAATGCGTTATGGCGTGCCCGTGGCCGCGAGCGGCACGACCTCTGTGCCCGAAGTCTGCGAAAATGCTGCACTTTATTTTGACCCTTATTCCGTGAGCGAAATCAAGAACCGCATGATTCAATTGCTGGATCCGGACATTTACGCGATGTACGCATCCCGCGGCCTTGCACGATACGGCGAAGTGCATAAACGCCAGCAAGAGGACCTCGAAAAAGCAGTCGCGTTTGTCCTTGGGGAATGA
- a CDS encoding glycosyltransferase family 32 protein: MIPKKIHYIWLSNDPLPHLAQLCIDSWKRHCPDYEIIHWDMARCQKIIDSIPFVREAVSLSKWAFASDYIRLYAVATEGGIYLDSDVYLYRSFDEFLDNRYFTNIEFTTHFKRNKSWKMLNEDGTKKNRDLIPLPGLAFQAAIFGGEANHPFLKKCMSYYENQKFILPGGKLNIENISPYVYAHTAIDFGFVYKNKMQHLDEGMTIYPSKIFLPSCDDVDYKPVAIHVTSGSWRPLSHRIGRFFRRLPIIIMKMFKKKQTMDDVLNSYESKKPVEF, translated from the coding sequence ATGATTCCTAAGAAAATACATTACATCTGGCTTTCTAACGACCCGCTTCCGCACTTGGCTCAACTTTGCATTGACAGTTGGAAGCGTCATTGTCCCGATTACGAAATTATCCACTGGGATATGGCAAGGTGCCAAAAAATTATTGATTCGATTCCGTTCGTTCGCGAGGCCGTGAGCCTTTCCAAATGGGCTTTTGCAAGCGATTACATCCGTCTTTATGCCGTAGCGACCGAAGGTGGAATTTATCTGGACAGCGATGTCTATTTGTATCGCAGTTTTGACGAGTTCCTGGATAATCGCTATTTCACGAATATCGAATTTACGACACATTTCAAGAGAAACAAGTCCTGGAAAATGCTGAATGAAGACGGCACGAAAAAGAACAGGGACTTGATTCCGCTCCCGGGGCTTGCTTTCCAAGCTGCGATCTTTGGAGGTGAGGCGAACCATCCGTTCCTCAAGAAGTGCATGTCCTATTATGAAAATCAAAAGTTTATTTTGCCGGGCGGCAAACTGAATATCGAGAACATTTCTCCTTACGTTTATGCCCATACCGCAATTGATTTTGGTTTTGTCTATAAGAACAAAATGCAGCATCTCGATGAAGGAATGACGATTTATCCGAGCAAGATTTTCTTGCCGAGCTGCGATGACGTGGATTACAAGCCGGTGGCGATTCACGTGACGAGCGGCAGTTGGAGACCGCTTTCTCATCGGATTGGCCGTTTCTTTAGGCGTTTGCCAATTATCATCATGAAAATGTTCAAGAAAAAGCAGACGATGGACGATGTGCTCAACAGCTACGAGTCGAAAAAGCCTGTAGAATTTTAA
- a CDS encoding oligosaccharide flippase family protein: MDSIQADKKYLQKSTLITLIGTGLKVIAPVLTIVIARVFGKEIFGIYVSTQLLVLTLARVSVIGLDKGLLRHLPQNKVCGRPAHEGIIESLKVACIIALVISSVIWVGAYFGLQSISTGLAMLSSAEISLYALSIIPFTILLLFAGASDGNRHPQYKIFINEFVVMTLAPIIALCLHYTGFDDKLALPVGFFVSNMLGIFVYIFLINKQFPQIEWITSKWVPKELLDFSIPIGFTEIIASFLLRVDMWMVLALLGPEAVGIYAVMVTVSNGLKTIRSSYDPILQPVVAGMSRERLKTDLKPVFSYCVSMVTIIQLAIGFFIVLFPEQTMMIAGKSFITKENPVAVFGILIIGNLINGFFGLSGAVVTGLGKSKFMLMMNIVSLVFAVTMNRICIPIFGIAGAALSCMSYQVLQCVWMNAYLRKMGYWPYRKSLIIQGIWIVSLVTIYIAVNTVISPTLVSKGVFYGIVILLLLLTFWKQGLAKKNFSSGNS; the protein is encoded by the coding sequence ATGGACTCAATACAGGCAGATAAAAAATATTTACAGAAAAGCACCTTAATTACGCTTATTGGAACGGGGCTTAAGGTCATTGCGCCGGTTCTCACCATCGTTATTGCGCGTGTTTTTGGCAAGGAAATTTTCGGTATATACGTTTCGACGCAACTTTTGGTGTTGACGCTTGCCCGTGTATCGGTTATCGGTCTTGACAAGGGCTTGCTTCGCCATTTACCACAAAATAAGGTCTGTGGCCGTCCCGCTCACGAAGGAATCATCGAATCGCTTAAGGTGGCATGTATCATTGCGCTTGTGATTTCAAGTGTCATTTGGGTCGGTGCGTACTTTGGACTGCAAAGCATTTCGACCGGACTTGCGATGCTTTCGTCTGCGGAAATTTCTTTGTATGCTCTTTCAATCATTCCGTTTACCATATTGCTCCTGTTTGCGGGCGCATCTGACGGCAATAGACATCCGCAGTACAAGATTTTCATCAACGAATTTGTGGTGATGACCTTGGCGCCGATTATCGCCCTTTGTCTCCATTACACCGGCTTTGATGACAAATTAGCGCTTCCGGTCGGTTTCTTTGTCTCGAACATGCTTGGTATATTCGTTTATATATTCCTGATAAACAAACAGTTCCCGCAGATAGAATGGATTACGAGTAAATGGGTGCCGAAAGAACTGTTGGACTTTTCTATTCCCATTGGTTTCACGGAAATCATCGCGTCGTTCTTGCTGCGCGTGGACATGTGGATGGTGCTAGCCCTGCTAGGACCGGAAGCGGTCGGCATTTATGCAGTGATGGTAACGGTTTCCAACGGTCTCAAGACTATCCGTAGCAGCTATGACCCGATTTTACAGCCCGTTGTGGCGGGAATGTCCAGGGAACGCTTGAAGACGGATTTGAAGCCGGTGTTCTCGTATTGCGTATCGATGGTGACGATTATCCAGCTTGCGATTGGATTTTTCATTGTGCTGTTCCCGGAGCAGACGATGATGATTGCCGGAAAATCGTTTATCACAAAAGAAAATCCGGTGGCCGTATTTGGAATCCTCATTATCGGGAACTTGATTAACGGCTTCTTCGGTTTGTCCGGTGCCGTAGTGACGGGCCTAGGCAAGAGCAAGTTCATGTTGATGATGAACATCGTGTCGCTTGTATTTGCGGTGACAATGAACCGCATCTGTATTCCGATTTTCGGTATTGCGGGCGCTGCGCTCTCTTGCATGTCGTATCAAGTTTTGCAGTGCGTCTGGATGAATGCGTATCTCCGCAAGATGGGTTACTGGCCATACCGAAAGAGCCTTATCATTCAGGGCATTTGGATTGTGTCGCTCGTGACGATTTACATTGCCGTGAATACGGTCATCTCTCCGACTCTTGTGAGCAAGGGCGTGTTCTACGGAATCGTGATTTTGCTCCTTCTTTTGACGTTCTGGAAACAGGGACTTGCGAAAAAGAATTTTTCATCAGGAAATAGTTAA
- a CDS encoding coproporphyrinogen-III oxidase family protein: MFGIYIHVPFCAKICDYCDFRVMPANARLFEEYAGLLEREIRAFAAAHPVLHSESSQNVLSQARTLYLGGGTPSILPSACLERIFAVLEDCGVRMDALDEVSMEFNPESCTEESVQTALSCGVRRFSLGLQTFSQTLLDRIGRRHTVERGFEALRLLTSLPRAKVSADLMFNLPGQSVDSFLSDVDRLSDFPLGHLSFYGLNVGERALLGGRVARGEEEIDESLYEPMYLGGVEILEKKGFARYEVSNFAKPGDESLHNMNYWNRGEYIGFGPGAHSYFDGRRFCAPEIYPRWRDYVNAGSPDSSLTYDDLDADDILTERVWLSLRQRSGLDLNALAADGITVSPEGYGLWVKKGFATHEGGILKLVGRGWIFMDSIVTDVLNACR; the protein is encoded by the coding sequence ATGTTCGGTATTTATATTCATGTTCCATTTTGCGCGAAGATTTGCGATTACTGCGACTTCCGCGTGATGCCTGCGAATGCTCGGCTGTTCGAAGAATATGCAGGCTTGCTGGAACGTGAAATCCGTGCTTTTGCGGCGGCGCATCCCGTATTACATTCGGAATCGTCCCAAAACGTTCTTTCGCAAGCGCGGACGCTTTATCTCGGTGGCGGTACTCCTTCTATTTTGCCGAGCGCGTGCCTGGAACGGATTTTCGCGGTGCTTGAGGATTGTGGCGTTCGCATGGATGCCCTGGACGAAGTCTCGATGGAATTTAATCCGGAATCGTGTACCGAAGAATCTGTGCAGACGGCGCTTTCATGTGGTGTACGTCGCTTTAGTCTTGGTCTCCAGACTTTTTCGCAAACGCTCTTGGACCGCATTGGCCGCAGGCACACGGTGGAACGTGGCTTTGAAGCGCTGCGGTTGTTGACCTCGCTTCCGCGGGCGAAAGTTTCGGCGGACTTGATGTTTAATTTGCCGGGGCAGTCGGTGGATTCTTTCTTGAGCGATGTGGACCGCTTGTCGGATTTTCCGCTTGGGCACTTGAGCTTTTATGGCTTGAATGTGGGTGAGCGGGCGCTTTTGGGCGGTCGCGTAGCACGTGGTGAAGAAGAAATTGATGAAAGTTTGTACGAGCCGATGTATTTAGGCGGTGTCGAAATTCTTGAAAAAAAAGGCTTTGCGCGTTACGAAGTCTCGAATTTTGCAAAGCCTGGCGACGAAAGCCTGCACAACATGAACTATTGGAATCGCGGCGAGTACATTGGCTTTGGACCGGGTGCGCACAGCTATTTTGATGGTCGCCGTTTTTGCGCTCCGGAAATCTACCCGCGCTGGCGCGATTACGTGAATGCGGGTTCGCCAGATTCCTCGCTCACGTATGACGACCTTGATGCTGACGACATCCTAACGGAACGCGTGTGGCTTTCGCTGCGCCAGCGTTCCGGGCTGGACTTAAACGCACTTGCCGCTGACGGAATTACTGTTTCGCCGGAAGGCTATGGGCTATGGGTCAAGAAAGGTTTTGCAACGCATGAAGGCGGAATCCTCAAACTCGTCGGCCGTGGCTGGATTTTTATGGATAGCATCGTGACTGACGTGCTGAACGCTTGCCGCTAG